The DNA sequence CCTTCTCCAGTTGCAAAATCATTCCATAACCCAGCTCTACTGCCACTTAATTCTACTACCAGACTTTTTCCTTTATTACCATGCACATCACCTACGTAAAACTTATCTCCACGGAAAGTTCCTCTTGGTAAAAGGTAAAAAAGGCAAGATCTTATGTTAAGCAATAGTTCTGCTTTATCATTTAAAGATTTAGAATCGATATTCATAATAAAACCATAAACAACCTTACATAAGAGTTATTCAAGTTTTGAAGGCTAATGTTTACATCAACATTATTTTAAATGCTACCGCAACTATTCTCAAAAAAAAGCAAGCGAATATCAATAGGTTAAAATCGTATCGCAATTATTTAAATTTCTCCGAACCTGCAATTAACCGTCTATAAAGGTCATCCTTGATAGTTAATTATTCAAGGAGCTTTAATGAAATCAAAGAATTCTTACTCAGGAATTGATCCCATAATTGTCAAGTACGTTAGACATTACGCAAAATGTATAAAGAACTTAAAGTGTTTTGCGCATGACAGTCTTGAAGATATTGAGCAAGAACTTTTCTGTATGATTTGGCCTGCTATTGAGAAATATGACGAAAGTAGAAGCTCTTTTTCTACCTTTGTATGTCAACTTGTTAAGTGTAGAGCTATTAATTTAATCAATAAGCAACTCTGTAAAAAACGTGGTGGCAGACAAGGTATATTCTATGTTGATCCTGATGATCTACATGAAGTAGTTGATGATAGATGTCGTTTTATCACTGAAATCACAACTCGTATTGATGTGAACGATGTTATCTCAACACTACCCCAAGAATGGCAAGTACTATGCAGACAACTGGAATTTTTCAGTGTTCCAGAAATAGCTGAAATAAATGGAATACCACGCACAACAGTTTATAACACTTTGCAACGAATAAGACGGCACATAAAAAATTTTTTTTAGCAAATCAAACAACAAGTAACAGTTCTAGTATAACTCTTATAGGAGGGCCGCGATATATGACTTTAAAAATAATAAACAGCAAAGAAAGGGTAAAAATAGTAACAGGTGTAAAGGTAGTAATCTTTGGACCTTATGGAATCGGCAAAACCAGTCTGCTTAAAACTTTGAATGAACCAACACTTTGTCTTGATTTTGAAGCAGGACTTTTAGCTGTACAAGACTGGAAAGGGGATTCTATCAATATGCGCACTTGGAATGAGGCCAGAGATATTGCTTGTCTTATTGGTGGGCCAAACCCTGCACTAAAATCTGATCAAGCATACAGCCAAAGACACCATGAACATGTATCTGGCAAGTATAAAGATCTTCTTTCTGAAGTTTCTAAATACCGATGCATCTTTGTAGATAGTATAACTGTTGCTTCACGTTTATGTCTATTATGGGCAAAAATGCAACCTGAAGCTTTTTCTGAAAGAAGTGGAAAGCAAGACATGAGAGCTGCTTACGGAATGCTTGCTCAAGAAATGATGGCTTGGCTCAATCAATTTCAACACATCAGAGATAAAGACATCATCATAGTTGGCACACTAGGTCAATATCTCGATGACTGTAATCGTTCAACATGGCTACCTCAATGTGAAGGTGCTAAAACTGCTAGTGAAATTCCTGGGATAGTTGATGAAGTAATTAGCATGGTTGGAATCAAGAAAGATGATGGCACAGAGGTTCGCTCATTTGTCTGTCAGACTATTAACTCTTGGGGATATCCCGCTAAAGATCGCAGTGGCTGCCTGAATATGGTTGAAGAACCGCATTTAGGTAAATTACTTGCGAAAATTAAAGCCAAAACCTTGGCTTCTGTTGCCTAAATTTAATTTTAAAAGGAGTGATATGGAACAAAGCTTTTTCAATATCGGTCAAAAAATCCCCTTTTTCAGCGTAAAGGAGTATTTAAGTGATCAAACGCCAATACCAGAGGACATAATTTCCCCTAGAATTCTAACTAAAAGAGGTTTGTTGGTACTGGGTGGCCCACCTAAAATCGGCAAAAGTGACTTTTTGATCTCTTGGCTTGTCCACATGGCTGCTGGAGTTTCGTTTCTTGGCATGACGCCGAGTAGACCTTTGAAGATCTTCTACATGCAAACTGAAATTGAATATGAATATATGAAAGAACGGTTGCAACAACTTCAACTTGATAACGAACTTTTGAATGTAGCTGCTAACAACTTAATCATTACGCCAAAAGTGCATTTATCATTTAATCATGATGAAATAAGTGAAATCAAGGAAATCGTGAAAGAACGCTTTAAACCTGATGTTTTGGCCATAGATCCATTGCGTAACATCTTTAGCAGTGAGTATGGAAATGAAAATGATAACAGTGCTATGCTGTTTTTTCTGCAAAAGACTCTTGAAAAGCTACGCAGTGCTGTCAATCCAGATGCTTGCATTGTACTCACTCATCATACAAAAAAATTATCAAAAAAGATGCTGGAAGAAGATCCATTTCAGGGTTTAAGCGGAGCTGGTTCTTTGAGGGGATTTTATAGTACTGGCATGGTGATGTTTTCTCAAGATGATGAAAGTACTGTACGTCAGATAGTATTTGAACTGCGTAATGGTGAACGTGTGGCAAGTAAGCTTGTTGATAAGATAAATGGTCATTGGCAGCTTGTAGACCAATGGAGTTGATTCTTTTTTTTACTTAATTTATAGGGAACAATATGCTAACAGATTTTTTAACTGATTTTAATACTGCGAAACCAAGGAGTAGCTTAATACCAGCGGGTACCATAGCAAAAGTATTGGTTAAAATTTGTCCTGGAGGTCATGAACCAAATGGCTTACTCACGAAAAGTAAAAATACTGGCAGCATTTACTTAAATCTCGAATTTACTGTAGTAGAAGGACCATACTCAAAACGTAAGATCTATCAAATTTTTGGTATTCAAGGTAGTAAATTAAACGAAAACGGAGAAGATATTTGGGGAGAAATGGGTCGTTCGATGATCAGGAGTATTTTGGAGTCAGCTCGCAATATCTATCCTCATGATGATCGAGAAGAAGCAAATCTTGCCCGTAAAATTAAATCCATTTCAGAACTAAATGGCCTGGAATGTTTAGTTAAGATTGGTACGGAAACTAGTGGATATGGTGAAAAAAATAAGATCATCTCAGTGATTACTCCAGAATATGGTAGTTACGCGAGTTTTATGAAGGCAACAGTTAATTGGAATTAAAAAATTTAAAAGTAAAAAAATAAATATGGGGGATATATGGATTTTTGGAGTATTACAGAAAACTTTTTGTGGAAAGATTCTGAAGATGTTTTAGGAATTAGATCACTGCTACTTCATAATATTAAAGCATGCATTTCTCATCTTTTTCCTAATGGAAGATTCTATAAAAAGAAGTTTTGTATTGCTGATCTACAAAAGGACCAAATCGTAGTCGACATGAAGGCAGGAAATTGGTCTAGCCTAGTTACCGGTAAAAGTGGAGATATCATCAGTCTTTGGGCATTTGTTACTGGTAAAACTAAACTTTTTGACGTTATTGGCTTAATATCAAAATGGCTCAATGCTGAAAGATTCATTTACCGTGATGAAAACGGCAAAGACATTATTTATGTCTATCTTTATAATGATAACAGTTATTATGCTTGGAATACTAAAACGCGCAGTAGTGATTCAAGGCCTCTTTTCAACATTCCTGAAATCATAAAATCAGACAGAGTAGTAATAGTAAAAGGCGAAAAATGTGCTGAAAAATTAACAAATCATGGTATCACAGCAACAACAGTAATGTTTGACTCAATTGATCAGACAGACTTTTCACCTCTCAATGGAAAGCAGATCATCATTTGGCCAGACAATAATGAAGTAGGTAAGCAGTATGCTGAAAAAATAGCTAATAAGCTGAGTAATCTAAAGTACTCTATTTTCAACATTCCAGAAGGTAAAAAGAGTGGATGGAGTGCTCTTGATGCTATTGCAGAAG is a window from the Wolbachia endosymbiont of Armadillidium arcangelii genome containing:
- a CDS encoding sigma-70 family RNA polymerase sigma factor; translation: MKSKNSYSGIDPIIVKYVRHYAKCIKNLKCFAHDSLEDIEQELFCMIWPAIEKYDESRSSFSTFVCQLVKCRAINLINKQLCKKRGGRQGIFYVDPDDLHEVVDDRCRFITEITTRIDVNDVISTLPQEWQVLCRQLEFFSVPEIAEINGIPRTTVYNTLQRIRRHIKNFF
- a CDS encoding ATP-binding protein, which translates into the protein MTLKIINSKERVKIVTGVKVVIFGPYGIGKTSLLKTLNEPTLCLDFEAGLLAVQDWKGDSINMRTWNEARDIACLIGGPNPALKSDQAYSQRHHEHVSGKYKDLLSEVSKYRCIFVDSITVASRLCLLWAKMQPEAFSERSGKQDMRAAYGMLAQEMMAWLNQFQHIRDKDIIIVGTLGQYLDDCNRSTWLPQCEGAKTASEIPGIVDEVISMVGIKKDDGTEVRSFVCQTINSWGYPAKDRSGCLNMVEEPHLGKLLAKIKAKTLASVA
- a CDS encoding AAA family ATPase, which produces MEQSFFNIGQKIPFFSVKEYLSDQTPIPEDIISPRILTKRGLLVLGGPPKIGKSDFLISWLVHMAAGVSFLGMTPSRPLKIFYMQTEIEYEYMKERLQQLQLDNELLNVAANNLIITPKVHLSFNHDEISEIKEIVKERFKPDVLAIDPLRNIFSSEYGNENDNSAMLFFLQKTLEKLRSAVNPDACIVLTHHTKKLSKKMLEEDPFQGLSGAGSLRGFYSTGMVMFSQDDESTVRQIVFELRNGERVASKLVDKINGHWQLVDQWS